One window of Mixophyes fleayi isolate aMixFle1 chromosome 3, aMixFle1.hap1, whole genome shotgun sequence genomic DNA carries:
- the TP53I3 gene encoding quinone oxidoreductase PIG3: MEEKMLAAYFDAPGGPENLYIKEVTRPVQKEGEVLVQVHGSALNRADLLQRRGRYAPPPGASHILGLEASGTVVALGTGADGRWRIGDRVMALLSGGGNAEYVAVPACQLMPIPPGMSDTDAAAIPEAWLTAFQLLHFVGKVQKGETVLIHAGASGVGTAAIQLCRLAGAVPMVTAGSAEKLEIAKKLGAAAGFNYKEEDFGKKCLEATNNVGADIILDCVGATHWEKNLQCLNTDGRWVVYGLMGSGEVNGDLLAKLLWKRGSILGSLLRSRSSKYKAELVKTFTEHALPHFTPGCLTPLQPIVDSVYPLHQIGDAHRRMEDNKNTGKIVLQIPL; this comes from the exons ATGGAGG AGAAAATGTTGGCCGCGTATTTTGATGCTCCAGGAGGGCCAGAAAATCTGTACATTAAAGAAGTAACCAGACCAGTCCAAAAGGAAGGAGAGGTTCTCGTACAGGTCCACGGCAGCGCTCTGAACCGGGCAGATTTACTACAG AGAAGAGGCAGGTATGCCCCACCTCCTGGAGCCAGTCACATCTTGGGCCTGGAAGCCTCGGGTACAGTGGTGGCCCTGGGTACCGGTGCTGACGGACGCTGGAGGATTGGAGATCGAGTGATGGCTCTTCTCTCTGGAGGGGGCAACGCGGAGTATGTCGCAGTGCCTGCCTGCCAGCTCATGCCAATCCCCCCTGGCATGAGTGACACTGATGCTGCTGCCATACCCGAGGCTTGGCTCACCGCCTTCCAACTGTTGCACTTTGTAG GCAAAGTTCAAAAGGGGGAGACTGTATTGATACACGCAGGAGCGAGCGGGGTTGGTACGGCCGCCATCCAGCTGTGCCGATTGGCTGGAGCCGTTCCCATGGTGACAGCCGGTTCAGCGGAAAAACTTGAGATTGCCAAGAAGCTCGGAGCTGCCGCCGGTTTCAATTATAAGGAGGAAGATTTCGGCAAAAAGTGCCTTGAGGCCACAAACA ATGTTGGAGCTGATATTATATTAGACTGTGTGGGAGCAACACACTGGGAGAAGAACCTACAGTGCCTGAACACTGATGGGCGCTGGGTGGTCTACGGGCTCATGGGCTCCGGTGAGGTTAATGGGGACTTGCTGGCAAAGTTACTGTGGAAAAGAGGGAGCATCCTGGGCAGTCTCTTAAGATCCCGTTCGAGTAAG TACAAAGCAGAATTGGTAAAAACATTTACAGAGCATGCTCTGCCTCACTTCACACCCGGATGTCTCACCCCGTTGCAGCCAATAGTGGACAGCGTTTACCCCTTACACCAGATCGGTGATGCCCACCGCCGCATGGAAGACAATAAGAACACAGGCAAGATCGTCCTTCAAATCCCGCTGTGA